The window GTCTGGGGCGGCATCGGCAATATGATCATGGCCCTGCCGGCCATCGAGGCCGCCAGGGAGGAACTGCCCGGAGCCAGGATTACGGTCATCGCTCAAAAGCAATCGATGCTCTCGCTGCTTCCTTCCGGGGTCCAAAATAAACTGGCGATATATGATCTGCAATACCGGGGGTTGAAGGGATCATGGAAATTGATCCAAGACCTCAGAAAACAAAAGCCGGAGATCACCTTTACCAGCTCTCCTTTCCCAGGGATCAGATACTGCCTGGTCTCCCTTATCTCCGGCGCCCGGGACAGGGTGTCGCCGGAACAGAGGAAATATGGTTTTTGCAACCTGAAGATACAAACCAAATCAAGGCATTATCTGGAACGCAATCTGGAACTGCTGCGGGCGGCAGGCATCGACCGGAAATTCCAGGGTTACGGCCTTTTGCTCACCCCGGAGGAAATAAAACAGGCGGAGGGATCGCTGCACCGGCTGAAAATTGAACCATCCAAACTGATCGGACTGCATCCGGGTGCGGGAAATCCTAAAAAACGGTGGTCCGGAGACAACTTCATTGCTTTGGGAAAGATCCTGACCGCCCAGGGATTTTCCCTTATGGTCTTTGGCGGCCCGGAGGAAAAGGGATTGGTGGAATATGTGGCCTTAAAGACCGGACCGGGAGCGGTTTCCATGGCCGGAGGCCATGACCTGATGGCCGCTCTGGCCTTGATCAAACATTGCCGGGCCTTTATTTCCAATGACAGCGGGCTGGCCCACTGTGCCGCAGCTTTGCTGGTTCCCACCCTGACAATCTTCGGCCCCACCGATCCGGCCTTAAGCCGGCCTTACGGGCCGTCGGCCAAAGCCGTTCAAAGTCCGGCAGAATGCAGTCCCTGCTATCATCCTGCCGACAAGTACGGCTGCCGGGAACCTGGTCCGCCATGCCTTTCCCAGGTCTCACCGGAGAGTGTTTTCAGGGAATTTCAGAAACTTTATAAATCAGTACAGGCCTGGTGAAAAAATATAAATCACCAGGCCTATTTTATTGACTTTTCGCACATCTTATGTTAACATAATCTGTTATAATTCAAGGTAATAGTGAAAGTATTATTCTTCGACCATTCCCCGGTTTTTGGCGGGGCGGAGCAAAGCCTGTTTTCGGTTTTGCCGGCCTTAAAATCTCCCATAGTACCGGTTTTACTGGCATCTCAGGACAGCATCCTGAAAAAAAAAGCCCAAAGTCATAATATCAGCTTCCGGACCATAAAATTAAGCCCCAGGCTGGCATCATTGTCCCGGGGGCGGCTGGCTGGAAACGTATTAAATCCGTTTCTATGGATTGACATCACAAAGGCCAAAAAGGCTTTGGTCGAGGCGGTCCAAAAAGAAGAAGCCGACCTTGTTTATGCCAATACTCTGAAGGCCGCCATCATACTGGGGCTCTGCCGGAAAAAGGTCAAACTGCCGATTGTGTGGCATGTCCGGGTTATAGTATCCGGGCCGTCGTCGGTTTTGCTGGGGCTGGCCGGCAGGATCAGCCAACCAAAGCTCATAGCAGTTTCCCGGGCGGTGGCCGCCCAGCCGGCCCTGAAGTTCAGTGCCATTGCACCGAAAGTCATTCACAACGGGATAGACCAGGAAAAATGGGTCTTTGCCAGCCGGCAGCAAAAACCGGAAGAGATCAAAAACAAACTGGGGGTCAAGCCGGGAGAATCTTTGATCGGAGTATTCGGCCAGCTTTCGGCCTGGAAGGGGCAGGAACACTCCATCAAGGCCCTGGCCCATCTTAAACGACGGGGGTTCCTGTGTAAGCTGCTTTTGGCCGGGGACGCCATTTTTGCCGAAAAGGGCTATCCGGAACACCTAAAAGAACTGGCCGGATCCCTGAATGTTTCCGGGGAAATAATTTTTTCCGGCTGGCTGGAAAACACCGCCCCTTACATGGCGGCGGCCGACATCATTGTCCACACCCCGGTAAAACCGGAACCTTTCGGGAGGGTGCTGATCGAGGCCATGGCTTTGGGCAAGCCGGTAGTATCGGTTAAGAGCGGGGGGATACCCGAGATCATAGACCACGGACGGAGCGGGCTGCTGCTGGAAAACCACGGTGAACTGCCTTTTGTGCTGGAAAAGTTATTGTGCCAGCCGGCCCAGGCCAAGGTTCTGGGAGACGAGGCCCGGCGACAGGTGCAATCAAGGTTCAATCTTTCGGACACGGTTTCAAAGATCTCGGATTTTTTGATGGAGGCCGGGCGGTGAACATTCTGATAACCGGTGGTACCGGAATGCTGGGACACCTGTTGGTGAATCATTTCAAGTCCCGGCACAGGGTAATTTATACCACCCATCGGGATGCCATCAGCATTGCCGGGGGGGAACAAATGTCCTGGGATCTGACCCAGGGGCGAAAAACTTTAAGCGGAATAGATGCGGTGATCCATACCGCCGCCATGACCAACGTGGATCAATGCCAGCAATATCCCGAGCAGGCTTATCAGGCAAATGTCTTGGCCACCCGCAATGTGGTGAACGCAGTTTCCGGAGCCCATATCATTTATATATCCACCGATTTTGTGTTTGACGGGACCAAGGGAAATTACTCAGAAGATGATCCACCCTCACCTATCTCCGTCTATGGCCGGACCAAATTGGAGGGAGAGGGAGAGATCCCAAAAGACGGGTGCACCATTCGCACCAGCATTTACGGGCTTGGCAGCGACCCCCAAAGGCCGGGGATGGTGGAAAAAGTGGTCGCCCGTTTGCGGAACGGGGAAACGGTCAATGGTTTTACTGACCAGACATTCACCCCGATTTCCACCGGAAACCTGGCGCTTTTCCTGGAAGAGGTAATGGAACGGCATTTGACGGGAATATACAATATAGGCAGCAGGCAGCCCTGCACCAAACACGAATTCATCAGGTCCGCCGCCCGGGCGTTTGGTTTCGATCCCGAAGCCGTCAAACCGGGCTTGTCTTCTGCGGTAAGTTACCTGGCGCCCCGGCCCCGGGACGTATCGCTGGATACCGGCAAGTCACGGAAAACATTTAAGGCCGAAGCCTGGGACCTGGAAAAAAGTTTTAAAGCCCTAAAACTTGAATGGGAGAACCGCCGTCAATGGAAGTAAAGAAACTCGATATAAAGACCGACCAGCGGGGCTGGCTGGCGGAGGTCCTGCGGCGCGAAAGCCTGCATCCGGGCAGGGAGGCCTTCGGCCAGTTCTTCGTGACCACCGCCCATCCAGGCATCTCCAAGGGGCACCACTATCATCTGCGCAAGCACGAATGGTTTTGCGTCATCAAGGGCCGGGCGCTACTGGTGCTGGAGGACATAGATACAAAACAGCGGACCGAGATCCCCATGGGTGAAGATAACATGGTAACGGTGGAGCTGCCCCTGAAGTCGGCCCATGCCATCAAAAACACCGGACAGGACATGATGTACCTGCTGGCCTACACCGACGAGCCATTCAACCCGGAGGATATAGATACTCATCCCTATAAATTGAATATTTAATTTTCGCCAGACCATCACAAGGAGCCTATTGTGTTTTTGAATAAGAATGTATTGATCACCGGGGGTACCGGTTCCTTCGGGCACTACATCGCCAAAATGCTTTTAAAGAAGAGTCCCAGGAAGATCATCATATTCAGCCGGGACGAAAAGAAGCAGGACGACATGCGCTACGAATTCCGCTCCAGCCCCCAGGTGGAGTTCATCATCGGTGATGTCCGCGACTACACCTCGGTCAAAAGCGCGATGAAGGGTGTGGATGTGGTTTTCCACGCGGCGGCCTTAAA of the bacterium genome contains:
- a CDS encoding glycosyltransferase family 9 protein, whose product is MKPGFSIIIPTYNTLPYLKLCLKSFKENSAHPHQIIVCADGCSDGTNEYLKTYPGIDKVILGKNQGICSTTNQAARLANREYLFLANDDLVASPGWDEALMSMAESDRVLSGVQVEPGWVPVAPCHIKRDFGQTFEEFREQEFLTYAGSENRQKQGAFEPGVNYPFLIHRKLWEQLDGLDELFNPGPGSDPDLFYRLALKGTEFLRVRSSLFYHFGGRASRFAGESGRQSDAWKQAAAASRKVFAKKWGRPWDFGFGQAPKIKRPGSLAFFVWGGIGNMIMALPAIEAAREELPGARITVIAQKQSMLSLLPSGVQNKLAIYDLQYRGLKGSWKLIQDLRKQKPEITFTSSPFPGIRYCLVSLISGARDRVSPEQRKYGFCNLKIQTKSRHYLERNLELLRAAGIDRKFQGYGLLLTPEEIKQAEGSLHRLKIEPSKLIGLHPGAGNPKKRWSGDNFIALGKILTAQGFSLMVFGGPEEKGLVEYVALKTGPGAVSMAGGHDLMAALALIKHCRAFISNDSGLAHCAAALLVPTLTIFGPTDPALSRPYGPSAKAVQSPAECSPCYHPADKYGCREPGPPCLSQVSPESVFREFQKLYKSVQAW
- a CDS encoding glycosyltransferase family 4 protein: MKVLFFDHSPVFGGAEQSLFSVLPALKSPIVPVLLASQDSILKKKAQSHNISFRTIKLSPRLASLSRGRLAGNVLNPFLWIDITKAKKALVEAVQKEEADLVYANTLKAAIILGLCRKKVKLPIVWHVRVIVSGPSSVLLGLAGRISQPKLIAVSRAVAAQPALKFSAIAPKVIHNGIDQEKWVFASRQQKPEEIKNKLGVKPGESLIGVFGQLSAWKGQEHSIKALAHLKRRGFLCKLLLAGDAIFAEKGYPEHLKELAGSLNVSGEIIFSGWLENTAPYMAAADIIVHTPVKPEPFGRVLIEAMALGKPVVSVKSGGIPEIIDHGRSGLLLENHGELPFVLEKLLCQPAQAKVLGDEARRQVQSRFNLSDTVSKISDFLMEAGR
- a CDS encoding SDR family oxidoreductase yields the protein MNILITGGTGMLGHLLVNHFKSRHRVIYTTHRDAISIAGGEQMSWDLTQGRKTLSGIDAVIHTAAMTNVDQCQQYPEQAYQANVLATRNVVNAVSGAHIIYISTDFVFDGTKGNYSEDDPPSPISVYGRTKLEGEGEIPKDGCTIRTSIYGLGSDPQRPGMVEKVVARLRNGETVNGFTDQTFTPISTGNLALFLEEVMERHLTGIYNIGSRQPCTKHEFIRSAARAFGFDPEAVKPGLSSAVSYLAPRPRDVSLDTGKSRKTFKAEAWDLEKSFKALKLEWENRRQWK
- a CDS encoding WxcM-like domain-containing protein, encoding MEVKKLDIKTDQRGWLAEVLRRESLHPGREAFGQFFVTTAHPGISKGHHYHLRKHEWFCVIKGRALLVLEDIDTKQRTEIPMGEDNMVTVELPLKSAHAIKNTGQDMMYLLAYTDEPFNPEDIDTHPYKLNI